Proteins co-encoded in one Xiphophorus couchianus chromosome 16, X_couchianus-1.0, whole genome shotgun sequence genomic window:
- the 42sp43 gene encoding P43 5S RNA-binding protein-like yields MTMNGFLDRSLLFSCTHADCGATFPREWKLKEHETVHTGARQCLCAIAGCGRSFQRKCHLRRHLLQHEGKRQFQCNVAGCAKAFVLAHKLKRHLRVAHGDKENIFKCSQPNCTLSFKKRKMMKLHLQEHNVPAVFKCSKNGCTATFNSHIARKAHEKKHAGYRCHHDGCQVLEHTWGKLLKHMAKHPATFTCSVCKKVFKKAGSLRRHKRSHASHKPVLVCPRENCQAHFSTTFNLEHHIRKVHLQLLKYKCSFPDCLRMFAMRESLQRHLLRHDPTATTMMKWKRPKKTWQKRLNGNSQPLVEENLGRLFALRMRISRRAKVEANLSGLFNERKIPHYVDPEVDLRDLFGIKQPRPFEVLEAAPVRS; encoded by the exons ATGACGATGAATGGTTTTCTGGACAGGTCGCTATTGTTCAGCTGTACACACGCAGACTGTGGCGCGACTTTCCCAAGGGAGTGGAAGCTGAAAGAACACGAGACTGTGCACACCGGAGCA CGCCAGTGTCTGTGCGCCATCGCTGGATGTGGTCGTAGCTTCCAGAGGAAATGCCACCTGAGACGCCACTTGCTTCAGCATGAAGGGAAGAGGCAGTTCCA ATGCAATGTTGCAGGTTGCGCAAAGGCTTTCGTCCTCGCACACAAACTTAAAAGACATCTGCGCGTCGCTCATGgagataaagaaaacatttttaag TGCAGCCAACCAAACTGCACCCTCAGCTTCAAGAAGCGCAAAATGATGAAGTTGCACTTACAGGAGCATAATGTGCCAGCAGTGTTCAA ATGTtctaaaaatggatgtactgcAACATTCAACTCCCACATTGCCCGCAAAGCCCATGAGAAGAAGCATGCAG GTTATCGCTGCCATCATGATGGCTGCCAGGTGCTTGAACACACCTGGGGAAAACTTCTGAAACACATGGCCAAACACCCAG CTACTTTTACCTGCTCGGTCTGCAAGAAGGTCTTTAAGAAAGCCGGTTCTCTGCGAAGGCACAAACGAAGCCATGCTTCCCATAAGCCCGTGCTCGTGTGTCCAAGAGAGAACTGCCAGGCCCATTTCTCCACGACCTTTAACCTGGAGCACCACATTCGCAAGGTGCACCTTCAGCTGCTGAAGTACAAGTGTTCCTTCCCTGACTGCCTTCGGATGTTCGCCATGAGG GAAAGTTTGCAAAGGCACCTTCTTCGCCATGATCCCACTGCCACCACAATGATG AAATGGAAGAGACCAAAGAAAACCTGGCAGAAGCGCCTGAATGGAAACAGTCAGCCGTTAGTCGAGGAGAACCTGGGTCGCCTCTTTGCGCTTCGGATGCGGATTTCCAGACGTGCCAAAGTGGAAGCGAACCTCTCGGGCCTGTTCAACGAACGAAAGATCCCTCACTATGTGGACCCAGAAGTCGACCTGCGAGACTTGTTTGGGATCAAGCAACCCCGTCCTTTCGAGGTCCTAGAGGCTGCACCAGTGAGAAGTTAA
- the LOC114159619 gene encoding disintegrin and metalloproteinase domain-containing protein 11-like has protein sequence MFSRLTLDPRHHLCCAFFDLFPPLHLPGFLTFGGGSPCGNRREYVKIMLAVWCFMVFGAVGERLAVSGADRGLWDWFAPSGQLDNGETEITYPKRLVQQIKSEEEMAHEFLDTRVKNSSGDSLPVHLALSCFQVEAFGHTFTLDLELNHHLLSSDYVERHFNYNGKPLQSVGGEHCYYQGRLRGLPASWAAVSTCHGLCGMFSDGFYSYGIEPVHNTSWKEEGAHLIRRMPDIRLSQHCPECTEDSEQDSSESIEDDSRPEQTDDQQVTGGLRRSKRFVRRPSVQTETKYIELMVVNDYDLFVQLRRSSSQTKNFAKAVVNTADTIFQEQLNTRIVLVAMETWTSENLMPVVEDPLITLQNFMKYRKDSIREQSDVVHLFSGRTFHSSRSGTAYTGGVCSPTKGGGINEYGSVGAMAITLCQSLGQNIGMRWNNARASAGDCRCPDAWVGCIMEDTGFYLPRKFSRCSVDEYIQFLLQGGGSCLFNKPNKLLDPPECGNGFVEPGEECDCGSQVECARSGGACCKKCTLTHDAMCSNGLCCSGCKYELRGVVCREAVNDCDIPETCTGDSSQCPHNVHKLDGYMCDISQGRCYGGRCRTRDGQCKGLWGYNSADRFCYEKLNAEGTEKGNCGRGAEGKGWLQCNKPDVLCGFLFCANVTTKPKFGDLQGEVTSFTLYHQNKYLDCRGGHALLEDGSDMGYVEDGTPCGPNMMCLERRCLPVAAFNLSTCTGSKLGHICSDHGTCSNEVKCICDQDYTGKDCSVFDPIPEPTISTGPEKKGPSGTNIIIGSIAGAILLAAIVLGGTGWGFKNIRRGRSGGG, from the exons ATGTTTAGCAGATTAACTTTGGATCCTCGCCATCATCTCTGCTGTGCGTTTTTTGATCTTTTTCCTCCTCTCCACCTGCCGGGCTTCCTGACATTTGGCGGGGGTTCTCCATGCGGTAATCGGAGGGAATATGTGAAGATCATGCTGGCGGTGTGGTGCTTCATGGTCTTTGGTGCAGTGGGCGAGAGGCTTGCGGTGTCAG GTGCAGATAGAGGACTGTGGGACTGGTTTGCCCCCTCAGGCCAGCTGGATAATGGGGAAACTGAGATCACCTATCCAAAGCGACTGGTGCAGCAGATCAAGTCAGAGGAGGAAATGGCTCATGAGTTCTTGGATACCAGGGTGAAGAACAGCAGTGGGGACAGCTTG CCTGTCCACCTGGCTCTGAGCTGCTTTCAAGTCGAAGCCTTCGGACACACCTTCACTCTTGACCTGGAACTAAACCA TCACCTGCTGTCTTCAGATTATGTGGAGAGGCACTTTAACTACAATGGCAAACCACTTCAGTCTGTG GGAGGAGAGCACTGCTACTACCAAGGAAGACTAAGAGGTTTACCAGCGTCCTGGGCAGCTGTCTCCACTTGTCACGGCCTCTG TGGGATGTTCTCTGATGGTTTCTACTCTTATGGAATTGAGCCTGTTCACAATACGAGCTGGAAG GAAGAAGGAGCTCACTTAATTCGCAGGATGCCCGATATCAGACTTTCCCAGCACTGCCCAG AGTGTACAGAGGACAGTGAGCAGGACAGCAGTGAGAGTATTGAAGATGACAGTAGACCGGAGCAAACGGACGACCAGCAGGTGACTGGGGGGCTGAGAAGATCCAAGAGGTTTGTCCGCAGGCCTTCTGTCCAGACAGAGACCAAATACATTGAGCTCATGGTGGTAAACGACTATGATCTG tTTGTGCAGCTGCGTCGCTCGAGCAGCCAAACCAAAAACTTTGCCAAAGCTGTAGTCAACACAGCAGACACG ATCTTTCAGGAGCAGCTGAACACCAGGATTGTTTTGGTGGCCATGGAGACCTGGACCTCGGAGAACCTGATGCCAGTCGTGGAGGACCCGCTAATCACGCTGCAGAACTTCATGAAGTACAGGAAGGACAGCATCAGGGAGCAGAGCGACGTTGTTCATCTTTTCTC AGGGCGTACATTTCACAGTAGCCGCAGTGGGACAGCCTACACAGGAGGGGTGTGTTCTCCAACGAAAGGAGGAGGAATTAATGAG TATGGGAGTGTTGGGGCAATGGCCATCACCTTGTGTCAGAGTCTTGGCCAGAACATCGGGATGAGATGGAACAACGCAAGAGCCTCAGCAG gtGACTGCAGATGCCCAGATGCCTGGGTGGGCTGCATAATGGAAGACACCGG ATTTTATCTGCCCAGAAAGTTTTCTCGCTGTAGTGTTGACGAGTACATCCAGTTCTTGCTCCAGGGAGGTGGGAGCTGCCTCTTCAACAAGCCGAATAAG ctgttggACCCTCCAGAGTGTGGAAACGGCTTTGTGGAGCCAGGAGAAGAGTGTGACTGTGGATCCCAGGTG GAATGTGCTCGCAGCGGAGGAGCCTGTTGTAAAAAGTGTACTCTTACCCATGATGCCATGTGCAGCAATGGACTCTGCTGCAGTGGCTGTAAA TATGAGCTGAGAGGTGTTGTATGTCGAGAGGCCGTGAACGACTGTGATATTCCCGAAACCTGCACAGGAGACTCCAGCCAG TGCCCTCATAATGTCCACAAGCTGGACGGTTACATGTGTGACATCAGCCAG GGACGCTGCTATGGTGGACGCTGCAGGACTCGCGATGGACAGTGCAAAGGACTCTGGGGCTATA ATTCAGCAGACAGGTTCTGTTATGAGAAGCTGAACGCTGAAGGTACAGAGAAGGGGAACTGTGGTCGGGGGGCTGAAGGGAAAGGCTGGCTGCAGTGCAACAAGCC GGATGTATTATGTGGCTTCCTTTTCTGTGCAAACGTCACAACAAAGCCAAAATTTGGTGATCTGCAGGGTGAGGTGACCAGCTTTACCCTGTACCATCAGAACAAGTACCTGGACTGCAG AGGTGGCCACGCTCTGCTAGAGGATGGCTCCGACATGGGCTACGTGGAGGACGGCACGCCCTGCGGTCCGAACATGATGTGTTTGGAGAGACGCTGCCTCCCTGTCGCAGCGTTTAACCTCAGCACCTGTACAGGATCTAAACTTGGACACATTTGCTCTGACCACGGG ACCTGCAGCAACGAGGTGAAGTGCATCTGTGACCAGGACTACACAGGAAAGGACTGCAGCGTTTTCGATCCGATCCCTGAGCCCACCATCTCGACAGGCCCGGAGAAAAAAG GTCCCAGTGGCACCAATATCATAATAGGGTCCATCGCAGGTGCTATTCTCCTGGCAGCTATAGTCCTAGGGGGAACAGGATGGGGATTTAA GAACATTCGAAGAGGAAG ATCTGGAGGAGGATAA